GTAGCGTTTCCAAATGCAGTACTTTAGTACCCCGCTCGACTTGCAAGCGCATGGCAACATCTTCTTGAGCGTGAATAATCTGTTTGCGAAGTACCCGGCTGATGCTGTTCAAGCCCAGTGATTCCAAAGTCTGGGTAAAGCGGGTGTTGGCGGTAATCGCGTAATCAAGTGTTGGCTCAACCACTTGAATACCGACACCGTGATGCCGCACCACTATGCCTTCGGCGATGAGATCTTCAATCGCCCGTCTAAGGGTGTGCCTATTAACCTGAAACCGTTCTGCAAGGGTATTTTCAGAGGGAAGCATGTCACCCAACTGATGCTGATCGCGTATTTCCTGGCGTAACAAATCACTAATTTGACGGTAGAGCGGCGGCAGCCCTTCGCCACGGCGAACAATTTGTACAGACATCTAGACAACCTCTTTTTAGTGTCCAGCGTAATCGGGCTATATGACGGGCGGGAGTCGCTTAGGTGAAGTTTTTTTTACCAATTTATAGCACGCTCTGCTACCCAGTAGCGTCACCCCGCCCTTATTTCACACGCTAACTATCACAAGCTAAAAAACCTACTTTAATCCCGCCAAAGCCTCATCCAGTCGCGATAGCCACGCATCAAAATGCAGTCGTAATTTACGTTCATTTCTGACACGCTTATTTTCCT
The Alteromonadaceae bacterium 2753L.S.0a.02 DNA segment above includes these coding regions:
- a CDS encoding transcriptional regulator, GntR family translates to MSVQIVRRGEGLPPLYRQISDLLRQEIRDQHQLGDMLPSENTLAERFQVNRHTLRRAIEDLIAEGIVVRHHGVGIQVVEPTLDYAITANTRFTQTLESLGLNSISRVLRKQIIHAQEDVAMRLQVERGTKVLHLETLRKVNGKPFCVISHYLGNPVIDKVYQTYNKGSLHCFFNEHCDVNLRRQESHISAILPSDSDVKLLNMPRFLPVLRVKSVNADVSNGLPVEYCVTRFRGDAVQLSVKPSL